Proteins found in one Oryza glaberrima chromosome 4, OglaRS2, whole genome shotgun sequence genomic segment:
- the LOC127770632 gene encoding uncharacterized protein LOC127770632, with the protein MAVLLRPAAAIAGGRQVWPVAEDHHRQLRDEAEAEAASQRLVEAVARGDAREAGELLASGRADVNYAGVVWLKARRVAEAALRDGAAAELRAAHEEIRADVSPLFLAAGNGDAALVRALLAKGADVNGKVFRGYPATAAAREGRAEVAALLVRAGASQPACEEAVVEAALQGQAALAVIFMGSDLVRPRVAVHALVSAAARGFVDVVDSLIKCGADPNATSRVLLRSLKPSLHANVDCTALFAAIVSRQIAVVRQLLQAGVKRDTKVRLGAWSWDTATGEELRVGAGLADPYDAVWCAVEYYESTGAILRMLLQNGYSSGATHLGRNLLHHAVLCGSAGAVQTLLASGVDHEVAVKTSRSSRSRPVHMAARLGQPEILEMLIGKGCDVNARAEGGDVAAILAARHKREDCLRILVSAGADVALLNSAGESAASVACSGGWKAGFERAVLGVIRSGTIPRSSDRNVFSPMMFTARCGDAAAMEVLLAQPDVDVDEQDVDGCSPIMAAAKEGNVDAFRALVFAGANVKLSNKRGETAIGLAQQSKKRDLFEQVMLEFALEKGMPGGFYALHCASRRGDTAAVRHLASAGCDVNIPDGDGYTPLMLAARKGHAAVCELLISYGARCDTRTPRGETALSLARATAAFNKAEDVIMDELGRQLVLGGAHVKKHTKCGRGKPHGKSLRMVAAAGVLRWGGSGRRNVVCREAELGGSSAFQLHRQRRGCDAYEPGLFRVATATGREVHFVCQGGEEEAELWVRGIRAVTRAVYGKRGKE; encoded by the exons ATGGCAGTGCtgctgcggccggcggcggcgatcgccggcgggcggcaggtgtggccggtggcggaggaCCACCACCGGCAGCTGCgggacgaggcggaggcggaggccgcgtCGCAGCGgctggtggaggcggtggcgcgcggggacGCGAGGGAGGCCGGGGAGCTGCTCGCGTCCGGCCGCGCGGACGTGAACTACGCCGGGGTGGTGTGGCTCAAggcgcggcgggtggcggaggCCGCGCTgcgggacggcgccgccgccgagctgcgGGCGGCGCACGAGGAGATCCGCGCCGACGTGTCGCcgctcttcctcgccgccggcaacgggGACGCCGCGCTCGTCCGTGCGCTGCTT GCGAAGGGGGCGGACGTGAACGGCAAGGTGTTCCGTGGGTAcccggcgacggccgcggcgcgggaggggcgcgcggaggtggcggcgttgcTGGTGCGCGCCGGGGCGTCGCAGCCGGCGTGCGAGGAGGCCGtcgtggaggcggcgctgcAGGGGCAGGCCGCCCTCGCCGTCATCTTCATGGGttccgacctcgtccgccctcGCGTCGCTGTGCACGCGCTCGtgtcggccgccgcccgcggcttCGTGGACGTGGTGGACTCGCTCATCAAG TGTGGAGCTGACCCAAATGCTACTTCTCGGGTGCTCCTGCGCTCTCTGAAGCCTTCTCTGCATGCCAATGTCGACTGCACGGCACTCTTCGCCGCGATCGTCAGCCGGCAAATCGCCGTCGTTCGTCAGCTACTTCAG GCCGGAGTAAAGAGGGACACCAAGGTGAGGCTGGGAGCGTGGTCATGGGACACGGCCACCGGCGAGGAGCtgcgcgtcggcgccggcctcgcGGACCCCTACGACGCGGTCTGGTGCGCTGTGGAGTACTACGAGTCCACCGGCGCCATCCTCCGCATGCTCCTCCAGAACGGGTACTCGTCGGGCGCCACCCATCTCGGCCGGAATCTCCTCCACCACGCCGTCCTCtgcggcagcgccggcgcggTGCAGACGCTGCTGGCGTCCGGCGTGGACCACGAGGTGGCCGTGAAGACGTCCAGGAGCTCCAGGTCCAGGCCTGTTCACATGGCCGCGCGCCTCGGCCAGCCGGAGATCCTGGAGATGCTGATTGGCAAGGGATGCGACGTGAACGCgagggcggagggcggcgacgtcgcggcCATACTCGCCGCGCGCCACAAGCGCGAGGATTGCCTGAGGATCCTCGTGTCCGCCGGAGCGGACGTCGCGCTGTTGAACTCGGCCGGCGAGTCCGCGGCTTCCGTCGCTTGTTCCGGGGGCTGGAAGGCCGGCTTCGAGCGCGCCGTTCTTGGCGTGATTCGGTCCGGGACGATCCCTCGGTCGAGCGACCGGAACGTGTTCTCGCCGATGATGTTCACGGCGCGCTGCGGTGACGCCGCCGCGATGGAAGTTCTCCTGGCCCAGCCAGACGTGGACGTCGACGAGCAGGACGTGGACGGGTGCTCCCCGATAATGGCCGCGGCCAAGGAGGGCAACGTCGACGCCTTCCGCGCGCTCGTGTTCGCCGGCGCCAACGTGAAGCTGAGCAACAAGCGCGGCGAGACGGCCATCGGGCTGGCGCAGCAGAGCAAGAAGAGGGACCTGTTCGAGCAGGTCATGCTCGAGTTCGCGCTGGAGAAGGGCATGCCGGGGGGCTTCTACGCGCTCCACTGCGCGTCCCGGCGCGGCGACACCGCGGCGGTGCGCCACCTGGCGAGCGCGGGCTGCGACGTCAACATCCCGGACGGCGACGGCTACACCCCGCTCATGCTGGCGGCGAGGAAAGGGCACGCGGCCGTGTGCGAGCTCCTCATCTCCTACGGCGCGCGGTGCGACACCCGGACCCCGCGCGGCGAGACGGCGCTCTCCCTGGCGAGGGCCACCGCGGCGTTCAACAAGGCCGAGGACGTGATCATGGACGAGCTGGGCCGCCAGCTCGTCCTCGGGGGCGCCCACGTCAAGAAGCACACCAAGTGCGGGCGCGGCAAGCCGCACGGCAAGTCCCTGCGGAtggtcgccgcggcgggcgTGCTCCGGTGGGGCGGGTCGGGGCGGCGCAACGTGGTGTGCCGGGAGGCCGAGCTCGGTGGCAGCTCGGCGTTCCAGCTGCACCGGCAGAGGCGGGGCTGCGACGCGTACGAGCCCGGGCTGTTCcgcgtggcgacggcgacggggagggaGGTGCACTTCGTGTGccagggcggcgaggaggaggcggagctgTGGGTGAGGGGCATCCGGGCGGTGACCAGGGCGGTGTACGGCAAGAGAGGGAAGGAGTGA
- the LOC127770633 gene encoding uncharacterized protein LOC127770633, with product MALFLRRGAALAARSIRAAAASSASTSVHRLPSVGSLAGAGELAPTKLFLLEARRGFAKGKKSKDDGRGDTVQDAPDIGPTVKSAATQQMEAAVVALSRELSKLRTGRASPGMLDHIMVETTGVKVALNRLAVVSVLDAHTLSVMPYDPSSMKSIEHAIISSPLGINPTPDGNRIIANIPPLTKENIQALCKVVTKSAEDFKQSIRRARQKALDTIKKSASGMPKDDVKRLEKEVEELTKKFIKSADDMCKAKEKEISGN from the exons ATGGCGCTCTTCCTGCGCCGAGGCGCGGCCCTTGCTGCCCGCTCCATCCGCGCAGCCGCCGCATCCTCCGCTTCCACCTCCGTCCACCGCCTACCGTCCGTCGGATCCCTCGCCGGCGCGGGGGAGTTGGCCCCCACGAAGCTGTTCCTCCTGGAGGCCCGGAGAGGCTTCGCGAAGGGGAAGAAATCGA AGGATGATGGTCGAGGCGATACAGTTCAGGATGCTCCTGACATTGGACCGACTGTCAAATCTGCTGCAACTCAGCAGATGGAGGCAGCCGTTGTTGCATTGTCACGGGAGCTTAGTAAATTGCGAACGGGAAGAGCTTCTCCTG GTATGCTTGATCACATCATGGTGGAGACTACAGGTGTTAAGGTTGCGTTGAATCGCTTGGCCGTTGTTTCTGTCCTTGATGCACATACCCTATCAGTGATGCCTTATGATCCGAGT TCAATGAAGTCTATTGAGCATGCGATCATCTCATCTCCATTGGGCATCAATCCAACACCTGATGGCAACAGGATCATAGCAAACATCCCACC GTTGACAAAGGAGAATATACAG GCACTGTGTAAGGTCGTCACTAAATCTGCCGAGGATTTCAAACAAAGTATTAGACGAGCGCGCCAAAAG GCACTTGATACGATAAAGAAATCTGCGTCTGGTATGCCGAAGGATGATGTAAAACGACTTGAGAAGGAG GTTGAAGAATTGACCAAGAAGTTCATAAAGTCAGCAGATGATATGTGCAAGGCTAAGGAGAAGGAAATCTCTGGAAACTGA